The window CCGCAATGAAGGGGCCGACCGTGTAGACGAGAATGGGGTTGAGTACAAGAAAAGCGAGAATCGCCATTTTGTACCAGCTCGGCGCATTGCCTAGGAAGTTTTTGCCGAAAGCCTGAGTCAGTGTTTGAGCCATTGTAGGTTTCTCCTCAACTCAAATAGTAATGAACGACGACTCACCTTAGTCGCCGATAACCATGCTCGGGTACATGCCCGCTTCAGGCCCGCCCTGGAAGGGCTGGAGGATGTTGAAGCATGCATCCTGGGTCTTCTGGGCGTGGCCACGGGTTTCGTCTGTTCCATCAAAGAAAGCACCATTCTCTTCCAAAATGTGCTCAATTCGATGGCGGAAAGCGTCAACGAAAGCCTTGCCGTCTCCCTTGAAGGTGGCATTACCCAAGGTTACGTTGGTGGCCTTTGAGAGATCTTCCAGATTTACGCACTGGGTCTCAAGGTCCGCCTGCTTAGTAACATAACCCCATACTGCCGAGTTCTCAGGTATCGTAATTGGCTCTGCCGCGTCAATGATAGTATGCGGCATTACGATGGAATCTCGTCCGATAACTATGGGGTTGTCAGCTGTGCCGTGAACGAAGGAGTTGAATCCGACGAATACATTCTTCCCGCTACGGGTGTGAATGACCTTGCCACCGTGTGCCGTTACGTTGTTGCCTTCGTATACGGAATTCTTGATGTAGCAGTTTTCCTGAGCGTTTGCGCCAACGCCAATCTCGGAGTTCTCGATGTGTGAACGCTGAGCGATCAGTGCGTTCTTGCCGATAGAGCAGTCGCCTTTGATGACGGCGTAAGGAGAAACGTAAGATCCTTCCGCATCGTTGCCGTGCATCTGTTCCAGCTGAACAGTGGAATAAATGGGAACGAAGTCTTCCTTGAATTCGTCGACGTACTCGACGAATTTGCCAGAGAGTTTGCCGTTCTCATCGAGCTTAACATACTGTTCAACAACGCCTTCAGGGTAGACATAGTTGAATTCGAATTCGTTGCTCTTTACCCAGACGCGGCCGGGTTCGATGGTCTGGCGGGAAAGGTCGCCGGCTTGAACGTAAGAATAATCACCCACAACGCAGTTATGCATGACGGACAGGTCAACCGTGGCGAATGCGCCAAGGTATACACCTTCAGTGGTGGTACCGTGGATGTTGGAGTAGTGCATGGCCACGGTGTTCAGAATGCGAAAAACTTCCGGTATTTCGGGGTTCTTTGACTGGTTATGGACCAAGGTCTTGCACAGGAACGAGTTGATTATGCGGATCACTTCGTCGTAGTACAGGGTGGTCTTGACGCCGTTGAATTCAACCACGTCCCCCTTGCGCTTGAGTTCGTCTCCGCGCACGTCGGCTTTATAGAGAACGGAACGGTCAACCTGAGTTTTACCCAGGAAGTAGGAGCCCGCGAGGTTGGAGTTTTTGAACTTGAAGCTGATCGGATGGTCTTCCGTCAGTGCATAGAATGCGTAGTACGCCAAGTGGCGTTCACGCGGAATCGCGTTGTTCAGGTAAGGTTTGACGTCAATCCCCATGGGCTTGAGATTGACGTTCACTCGGGCGGAAATATGATCAAAAAGGTCTTCTAGTTTTTTCATTTTTCTCACACACGGGTTAGTTGTTTTTATGAAAAGGCGGCTGTCGTACGCGCACGTACGACAGCCGCCTTAAGTATCAGAACAGGTTGGCGTTTGTTAGCCTCCCACCGGCAGGGTTATGGGCATGCCCATAAGCGGCCAGATGACGAGAACGGCAAGACCGGTCATAACCATCAGCAGGATGGATGCAGGGACACCCCATCCGAAGAATTCACCCGTAGTGAACTGTCCGGAGTCGTATGCGATGGCGTTGGGGGCTGCGCCTACCAGCAGCAGGAAGGGCATACCTGCCACGACCAGGGAGGCGTACAGGATTACTTCCGGAGCCACGCCGAGGTAAGGGGCGATGACCAATGCCACCGGGAGTGATATCGCGATCGCTGCAACGTTCATGATGAAGTTGGTCATCATCATGACAAAGAATGCAATGGACATAACGAAGACGAACCAGTTTGCGTCGGCGAACATGGCCAGCCAGTTGACAGCCATCCATTTTGCTGCACCGGTCTCCCAGAGGCAGAAGCCAATGGACATGGCACCGGCGAACAGCAGGATGATGTTCCACGGAATATCTTCAAGGTCTTTCAGATCAAGAATCTTGAAGACGAAGAAGAGTACAGAAGAACACAGAATGATGGCAGTCTTGTCCACAGCCTTGAGGGCGGGGACGAATGCACGGGCAGACATGATGATAATGGTCAGACCGACAATGGAGGCAGCCAGGATTTCGTCACGGGTCATGGAGCCCATTTTTGCATTGAGCTCACGGGCCTTTTCACGAAGACCGGGGATTCGATCCTTTTCAGGCTTCATGCAAATCATGAAGAAGCCCCAAAGAAGGAAGGTCATACCCCAACCAATGGGGGCCATGTAGTATGTGAGTTCAAAGAAGCCAACGTCTACGTTTACGATTTCTTTGTAGAAACCGAGTGCAACTGCGCCTCGAGCTGCGCCGAGCAGCGTGACGATGGAGCCCGCGCCAGCCACGTAGGCCATACCGATGAAGAGGCCCTTACCAAACTTGGTGGGCTTATCTCCTTCACCATACAGGGCGTAGATGGCGAGCAGGAGTGGGTAAATGGTAGCGGCCACCGCGGTGTGAGCCATGATGTGCGTCAGCGCGGAAGTTACCACGAAGACACCCAGGTAGATCATAGAAGTCCGTTCACCGACAATATCAAGCATCTTGTAAGCCAAGCGCTTGGTCAGACCGGTTTTGGTGAAAACCAAGCCGATCATGATTGAAGCGAAGATAAAGAGAACGGACGGGTCCATGAAGTCCTTGAACGCCACTTTGGCAGGACGAATAAGGAACATGACCTGTAAAATACCGATCATCAAAGAGGTGACACCGATGGGAACGACTTCGAAAACCCACCATGTACCGGCAAGCAGGAAGACTGCGATGGCGCCCTTGGCCTCCTGGCTGAGCACGAAGTGTTTACCATTGGGGTCAATGGCATCCGGCCATGCCGGACAGAAATAGACGACTGCGAATAGGATGACGCCTGTCATCATGAAGACTAGGCGTTTCCAGTCAAAATCGGGTTTGGTAGCTTGTGCTGCTTCCATTGTAAAATCTCCTCAGAATTACCTATGGCTGCCTAGTCGGTGCAGGTGACCATGCGGGTCTTGATTTCTTCGAAAACATCACTCAGGCGCAGAACACCGGTGATAGTTCCATTGCTACGGACCAGAAGCGGTTGGTGTACGCCCACTATGTAACGGTGAATGCCGTGGCCGAGATCATCTTCCTCGTTGAGGTATTCAGATTCGTCTGGCACGTACATCGCATCGCTCACCAGGACCTTTGCGCCCTTTTTGCACAGTTCATTAAGCGGATCGACCCACAGGCCGTATTCCTTGAAGAGATCGGCAACGTATCGATTGGACAGGATGTCGGAATCGAGATCTTTTTTGCCAAGTTTTTTGTAATTGGGCTCCATGGCGACAAGAATGTCGGTCATGGTGAGTATCCCCACCAGGTCGCCGTCTTCGTTGACGACAATGACATCCCGGTGGCTGCTTTCAGACAATGCAGCAGCGACATCTGCGAACGTGGCAGTCGTTGTGACTGTTTTGTATTCGCTGACCGGAGTCATCAGGTCTTTGATTTTCATGTAATCCTTCCTCCCAAGAAGTATCGTTTACATTCTCCTGGCTCACTTCCTCTCCCCGGAGAGGGAGTGAGCCGCATCGTAAACATTTCCTCAAACCAAACCGGCTGGCACTTACTCCTCCTGGCCAGGGCCGGCTCCCGGAGGCGTTTCGTCTCCCTTGTCGTGTCCCAAGTGGAACAGAGTTGAAACGCCATGGTAGTGGGGATGTGTCATTTGGACACTATCCTGCACTACGTCCAGATTCTATAGATAGCAAACGGTTGTGGGGGTCAAGATTATTACGTGAAAAAAAGAGCAAAGACGTAATGAAACGTTTTGCAACAGATGAGTGCTTGCTCAGTGTTTCAAAGTGAAACGTTTTTAAACGTTTTATGTGCGGTAGTAAATTTGTCCAGGAGTAAGCCGGCCACCCAGAAAAGCTTCGAGGATGACATCCACAGGGCCACAAATGTCATCAATGACACGGATGCCTTTCCATTCCAGGAAGTCATAGAACTCTTTTTCTATACCTGCGCATATGACTGTCTGTACCGATTCAGCAACGGCCAAACGGCACATTGCTTCCGATGATGGTGTGTCCAGAACTTCAACTTTTTCTTCGATTCGACCCATGGCACTTGTTTCACGTGTGATGGATATCATCATCACCTCGTTGGCCAGGTCGAAACGGGGAGCAAGGTCATTGTCCATAAGTGGGATCAATACTTTTTCCATGAGTTCACCTATTCAATGCCGAAACGTTTCATCTTGCGCCACAAGGTGGAACGTCCCCATCCCAATATTTTGGCTGCTTCTTGTTTCTTGCCACCAGCCTTGACCAGTGCATCGAGAATCATCGTGCGTTGGACATCTTCCCATCTTTCAGGTGGAGTGGAGCGAGTGTTGCCTCGCGCATCCGGTTGTGGTGGAGCCTGAGGGGCGACCGCAAGTGGCTGAGGTAAACCCGCTCCCCCCAGTATGTAGCCTGGCAGGTGTCGCATACGGATAACCTTTCCATCACAAAAGCTCACCGCGTATTCGATGAGGTTGCGCAGTTCTCGGACATTGCCGGGGTAAGCATAGGACTCAAGTAGCTTCTCCGCGTTTCGTGAGAATCCGTCCAGTGACTTGTTGAAGCGCATCTGGAACGTTTTAAGAAAATGGTCCTGCAGAAGGCTGATGTCATCACCGCGTTCTCGTAGGGGAGGCAGATGGAGGCGGATCACATTGAGCCGGTATAACAAGTCGCGCCGGAATTGATTGCGTCGTGCCAACCTTTCCAGATCATGTTGGGTTGCTGCCATGATGCGGACATCGGTTCGCATGCCTTTGGTGGAACCAATTGGGTAGACCATGTGGTCATCCATGTAGGCGAGGAGCTTGGTTTGGATTGGCATGGGGAGGTCGCCGATCTCTGTGATGTAGAGGGTGCCCCCGTGAGCCATACGCAACCTGCCTGGCTTGGCATGATCGGAGCCAGGGAGCGCATTTTTGGCGTGACCAAAAAACTCTGATTCAAGGAGCTTCTCGGGTAGAGCTCCGCAATTGATTTTGATGAACGGGCCAT of the Pseudodesulfovibrio sp. zrk46 genome contains:
- a CDS encoding transferase, whose translation is MKKLEDLFDHISARVNVNLKPMGIDVKPYLNNAIPRERHLAYYAFYALTEDHPISFKFKNSNLAGSYFLGKTQVDRSVLYKADVRGDELKRKGDVVEFNGVKTTLYYDEVIRIINSFLCKTLVHNQSKNPEIPEVFRILNTVAMHYSNIHGTTTEGVYLGAFATVDLSVMHNCVVGDYSYVQAGDLSRQTIEPGRVWVKSNEFEFNYVYPEGVVEQYVKLDENGKLSGKFVEYVDEFKEDFVPIYSTVQLEQMHGNDAEGSYVSPYAVIKGDCSIGKNALIAQRSHIENSEIGVGANAQENCYIKNSVYEGNNVTAHGGKVIHTRSGKNVFVGFNSFVHGTADNPIVIGRDSIVMPHTIIDAAEPITIPENSAVWGYVTKQADLETQCVNLEDLSKATNVTLGNATFKGDGKAFVDAFRHRIEHILEENGAFFDGTDETRGHAQKTQDACFNILQPFQGGPEAGMYPSMVIGD
- a CDS encoding SLC13 family permease; its protein translation is MEAAQATKPDFDWKRLVFMMTGVILFAVVYFCPAWPDAIDPNGKHFVLSQEAKGAIAVFLLAGTWWVFEVVPIGVTSLMIGILQVMFLIRPAKVAFKDFMDPSVLFIFASIMIGLVFTKTGLTKRLAYKMLDIVGERTSMIYLGVFVVTSALTHIMAHTAVAATIYPLLLAIYALYGEGDKPTKFGKGLFIGMAYVAGAGSIVTLLGAARGAVALGFYKEIVNVDVGFFELTYYMAPIGWGMTFLLWGFFMICMKPEKDRIPGLREKARELNAKMGSMTRDEILAASIVGLTIIIMSARAFVPALKAVDKTAIILCSSVLFFVFKILDLKDLEDIPWNIILLFAGAMSIGFCLWETGAAKWMAVNWLAMFADANWFVFVMSIAFFVMMMTNFIMNVAAIAISLPVALVIAPYLGVAPEVILYASLVVAGMPFLLLVGAAPNAIAYDSGQFTTGEFFGWGVPASILLMVMTGLAVLVIWPLMGMPITLPVGG
- a CDS encoding CBS domain-containing protein — its product is MKIKDLMTPVSEYKTVTTTATFADVAAALSESSHRDVIVVNEDGDLVGILTMTDILVAMEPNYKKLGKKDLDSDILSNRYVADLFKEYGLWVDPLNELCKKGAKVLVSDAMYVPDESEYLNEEDDLGHGIHRYIVGVHQPLLVRSNGTITGVLRLSDVFEEIKTRMVTCTD
- a CDS encoding dinitrogenase iron-molybdenum cofactor biosynthesis protein — its product is MEKVLIPLMDNDLAPRFDLANEVMMISITRETSAMGRIEEKVEVLDTPSSEAMCRLAVAESVQTVICAGIEKEFYDFLEWKGIRVIDDICGPVDVILEAFLGGRLTPGQIYYRT
- a CDS encoding sigma 54-interacting transcriptional regulator translates to MSSINNALISSLLSDTDSLSALLDELPIGVAIMGSEGKLLMVNKTYETLTGLMRERAEGFKCLHALRCDYCFKGCPVMKGWDNSTCHKSDATIINRSREKVHVRLTVAPLMNGGNGIRGIIETVTPGLGPIADHSTGDVFGFGELVGRSPQVRKLFSMTPAIAQTDSPVLITGETGTGKDMLAEEIHNASDRVDGPFIKINCGALPEKLLESEFFGHAKNALPGSDHAKPGRLRMAHGGTLYITEIGDLPMPIQTKLLAYMDDHMVYPIGSTKGMRTDVRIMAATQHDLERLARRNQFRRDLLYRLNVIRLHLPPLRERGDDISLLQDHFLKTFQMRFNKSLDGFSRNAEKLLESYAYPGNVRELRNLIEYAVSFCDGKVIRMRHLPGYILGGAGLPQPLAVAPQAPPQPDARGNTRSTPPERWEDVQRTMILDALVKAGGKKQEAAKILGWGRSTLWRKMKRFGIE